CACCTGCCGCCAGATCGGGCCGCTGCAACGGCGGCTGCGCTCCGAGCGCATCCGGAGCTCGCCGGGGAATTGAACGGTCATCTCGCTGCGGTAGCGAACTACCTTGCCAACGCCGATGGGCTGGAAGCCAATCTGCGCGCGTTCAAGAAGGAACTTGACGCGCATCCCTGACCGTCGCGCCCGCCGGTGTGGCGTTCGCGCGCGCGGCTCGCTAGGAGCCGGCCATGGGGGAGCTTACCGCAACCGAACAGGCGCTGGTCGAGCGAGCGGCCGCGGCCCCGATGCTCGCACAGGTCGAGCGCTGGGCTGCGATCAACAGCGGCTCGGCCAATCTCGCCGGCCTTAAGGACATGGCCGGCGTTCTTGCCGACGCCTTCGCCGCGTTCCCGGGTGAGCTGCGGCTCGCCGAACCGACGCCGGTCACCGCAGTCGATTCATCGGGCGCCGAGCGCACCGTCGGCCACGGCCACCACCTCCACCTCGCCGTCCGCCCCTCGGCCCCGGTCCAGTTGCTCTTCACCGGCCACATGGACACCGTCTACCCGGCCGATCACCCCTTCAAGCAGCTCCACTGGCGCGAAGACGGTGTCCTCAACGGCCCCGGCGTCGCCGATATGAAGGGCGGCCTCGCGGTGATGCTCGCGGCATTGCAGGCGATCGAGACAAGCCCGCTTGGCCCCACGGTCGGCTATGAGGTCGTCATCAACAGTGACGAGGAAGTCGGCTCGCCCGCCTCCGCCGCGCTGCTCGCCGCCGCCGCTGCGAACAAGCGCGCCGCGCTGACCTACGAGCCCTCGGCGCTGCCCGACGGCACCCTCGCCGGCGCCCGCCCGGGCAGCGGCAACTTCAGCTTCGTCGTCACCGGCCGCTCCGCCCACGCCGGCCGCAACCCGCAGGACGGCCGCAACGCCGTGGTCGCCGCCGCCGACCTCGCGCTCCGCCTCACCGCGCTGATCGAGCCCGGCCTCACCGTAAACGTCGCCCGGATGGACGGCGGCGGCCCCAACAATGTCGTGCCCGAGCGCGCCGTCCTTCGCGTTAACCTGCGCCCGGCGACCCCCGAGCTGCAGGCCAAGGCCGACGCCGCCATCGCCGCCGCGGTCCGCGAGGTCGCCGCCGCGCACGATCTTGCCATCCACCGCCACGGCGGCTTCGGCCGCCCGCCCAAGCCGATGACCCCCGCGCTCGAGGCGCTGTTCGGCCTCGTCGCAAAGGCGGGCGCCGACCTCGATCAGCCGATCCGCTGGCAGCCCTCGGGCGGGGTATGCGACGGCAACAACATCGCCGCCTGCGGCGTGCCCGTGGTCGACACCATGGGCGTTCGCGGCGGTGCGATCCATTCGCCGGAGGAATATCTGATTGTGGCTTCGCTGGCCGAGCGCGCGGCGCTGTCGGCCCTGACCATCGCCCGCCTCGCCGGAGAGGCCGCATGACCTTCCGCGTCCGCGCCGCTCGCCCCGCCGACTTCGACGCCATCTACGAGATGGCCAAGCTGACCGGCGGCGGCTTCACCAACCTCCCCGCCGACAAGGGGACTCTGGTCCACAAGCTCGCCCGCTCCGAAGACGCGTTCGAGCGGACTGCCGAGGAGCAAGGCAACGACTGCTACATCTTCGTCCTCGAGGATCCGCAGGCCAAGATCATCCGCGGCACCTGCCAGGTGTTCGGCCAGGTCGGCTCGACTCAGGCCTTTTATTCCTACCACCTCTCGACCCTCACCCAATGGTCGCCCGAACTCGGCAAGACCTTCCGCAACCAGCAATTGAGCCTGACCACCGACCTCGAAGGGTCGAGCGAGGTCGGCGGGCTGTTCCTCCACCCCGGCATGCGCGCCGGCGGGCTCGGCCTCCTGCTCGCGCGCAGTCGCTACCTGTTCATCAAGCAGCATCGCGCGCGCTTCGGCGACCGCGTGCTGGCCGAGCTTCGCGGCGTCATGGACGAAGCCGGCAACTCGCCCTTCTGGGACGCGCTCGCCGGCCGCTTCTTCGACATGAGCTTCCCCGAGGCCGACGCCTTCAACGCGGTCCACGGCACCCACTTCATCGCCGAGCTGATGCCCAAGTCGCCGATCTACGTTTCGCTGCTCCCCGACAGCGCGCGGGCGGTGATGGGCCTTCCCCACCCGACCGGCCGCGCCGCGCTGCGGATGCTCGAGGGCGAGGGGTTCGAATTCGAGCGCTACATCGACATCTTCGACGGCGGCCCGACCGTCACCTGCCGCACCGACCAGATCCGCACCGTCCGCGAGTCGGTCGAAGAGAAGGTTGTCGCGATCGTCACGGGGGGTACCACCAAGGTGCTGCTCGCCACCGGTCGCCTCAAGCAGTTCCGCGCCTGCCTCGGCCAGGTCGGTCGCGGCGACGACGGCGGCTTGCAGCTCAGCCCCGAGACCGCCGCGCTGCTCGAGGTCGAGGTCGGCGACACCGTGCTGGTCGCGGGCCGCTGACGATGGCGCTCGTCGAGATCAACTTCGACGGCATCGTCGGGCCCAGCCACAATTATGCGGGGCTGAGCTTCGGCAACCTCGCCGCGATGCGCAACATGGGTGCGCCGAGCCGGCCCCGCGCCGCCGCGCTGCAGGGCCTCGCCAAAATGCGCGCCAATCTCGCGCTCGGCCTCACCCAAGGCCTGTTCGTCCCCCCACCGCGCCCCGCCCGGTCCTGGCTCGCCGAGCTCGGCACCACGCCCGAGGAAGCCGACCTCGCGCTGCTCGCCAACGCCATGTCGGCAAGCGCGATGTGGGCCGCCAACGCCGCCACCGTCTCCCCCGCCCCGGACACCGCCGACGGCCGCACCCACCTCACCGTCGCCAATCTGAAGTCGATGCCGCACCGCAGCCACGAATGGCCCGCGACGCTGGCGCAGCTCCGCTTGGCCTTCGCCGACGAGAGCCACTTCGCGGTCCACGCCCCCGTCCCCCCCGCCTTCGGCGACGAGGGCGCCGCCAACCACATGCGGCTGACCGAGCGCCACGGGCAGCCGGGGCTCGAACTGTTCGTCTACGGCGTCAGCGGCGGCGCCTTCCCCGCCCGCCAGCATCTCGAGGCCAGCCGGGCGGTCGCCCGCCTCCACGCCCTCGACCCCGACCGCACCCTGTTCGTCGAGCAGTCCGCCGAAGCGATCGCCGCAGGCGCTTTCCACAACGACGTCGTCGCGGTCGCCAACGAGCGCGTGCTGTTCGCCCACGAGACTGCCTTCGCCGACCGCGACGGCCTCCTCGACCAGCTCGGCACACGCTTTCCCGCGCTCGAATATGTCGAGGTCCCCGCCGCCGAGGTCAGCCTCGACGATGCCATTCGCTCCTACCTGTTCAACGCCCAGCTGGTGACCCCGCCCGACGGCCAGCCGACGCTGATCGTTCCCTCCGAGGCGCGCGACACGCCGAGCGTCTGGGCCTGGCTCCAGCGCCACCTTGCCGGCAATGGCGCGATCCGCCGGGTCGAGGTGGTCGACGTGCGCGAATCGATGGCCAATGGCGGCGGCCCCGCCTGCCTGCGGCTGCGCGTCGTCGCCGACCCCGCGACGGTCGATCCGCGCTTCCTCGTCGACGACGCCAAGCTCGACCGCCTCGCCGAGGTCGTCGCCGCCCACTGGCCCGAGGAGATCGCCCCCGCCGACCTCGGCGAGCCGACGCTGAGCGCCGAGGTCGAGCGCGCCCGGACCGCGCTGCTCGCGGCGCTCGACCTTACCCAGCTCGCCTGAGCCAAAAGTTCCCTCGCATCCCTGTCGGAATAACTGACAGTGTCTCATTATGGTTAACGCAAAAATCCCGGAACTGCGCCGCTGGCACGCCCGTTGCTTAACTATATGTCGATGTTGCAGCGTCTTGCCCGCCCGTTCCTGATCCGCACGCGGCTGGAGGCTTGGGCAGTGACCTGGGCGATCGCCTTGGGCGCCGCCGAACGCGGCAAGCACTACCTCGATCTCTACCCCGGCTGGCTCGGCTGGCTGTTCTTCGGCGTCTGCCTGCTGGTGGTGTTCGTCGCCGGCCCGCGCCTGCTCGACAGCGTCCGTCAGCCCAAGCCGGTGCTGGCCGTCTCGCGGACGGCCCCGCGCCGACTCAATCGTAGTCGACCCACAGCGCACCGTCGCCCCGCCGGCTCAGCGTCACCGAGTTGGTCTCGCAGAGGTTGACCCCCCGCCAGACGAGGTCGGCGCCGCCGGCCCTGGCCCTGACGTCATAAGCGCACAGGTCGGGATCGACCGTCACCTTGGTTCGCGCGCCCGGGCTGAGGCCGGGCGTCAGCCGGCTCCACTCGCCGCCATTCTGCGGCCGCGCCGACACCTCGCTCAGCGGCGCGCCGGTGCCATTCAAGATCGTGATCGAGCGCGGCGCGGCAACCGCCGGCGAGCCCGCCAAAGCCAGCAAAACAGCGATTCTCGAAATCCGCCGCATGCCCGTTCCATAGCCGAAACGGGCCCCGCGCGGGAGTCCGTCAGGCGGCGAGTTTGGTCCCGCGCGGGCCATGGCTGCGGAACAGCACGGTCCCGCTCGACTGGCTCTCGCTCAAGGGCAGCGCGGTCCCGCAGAAGCCGCACTCGGCCAGCATCCGGCCGATCAGCCAGTGGCTGCGGCCGCAGCCCGGGCAGCGGTTCACCGCATTCTCGCGGTAGACGACATGATAGCCACGCGTCGCCGGATCAAACGCTCGGCGCTGATGGTCGGTCTGCTGAAGCATCGTAAGTGTCCCTCTCGCCCAAAAACTCGGTACGCTCCTTCAACGGTCGGTGAACCGTTGGGTTTCATCGATAAACCGAGTTCACCCAACTGTCACCGCGAGAGCACAGGCCTGTCCCGCGTTGGAACGAGCCGTAAGCGGGCTGGGTGGCCTGTGGATATTTACCAGTCGGTAGGACTCTTCACCCATGCTCTGCTAGCAAATCGCGTGGATTCAGCCGGGGACGGGCAGTGGAATCAAATCAGCGTTACTACTTCCGCCGGGCGGCGGAAGAACGGATGGCGGCACAGCGGGCGATGACCGACAATGCCCGCCAATGGCATGCCAAGCTGGCGCAGCAGTTCGCCGCGCGCGCGGCCGAGGCCGAGGGCCTGACCGCCGGACTGTCGGCCGCCTGACCTGTGCAGCCGCGCCGCTCCTGACCTTAGCCGCGGCTAAGCTTTACATTTCGAGCAGCAGCGGCGCATGACGACCCGGCTCGGGTCCTGTCAGCCAGAAGGCCGCTCATGCTCTCGATAATTTTAGTGTTGGCGCTCCAGGCGCTTGCCACGCCGCCGATGCCGGCCTGTTCGACCGCCAAGCCTTCCGGATGCATTGAATCGATCTATTTCGACAGCGGCGAGGGAAGCGCGATCCGGCCCG
The Sphingomonas ginsengisoli An et al. 2013 genome window above contains:
- a CDS encoding hydrolase, coding for MGELTATEQALVERAAAAPMLAQVERWAAINSGSANLAGLKDMAGVLADAFAAFPGELRLAEPTPVTAVDSSGAERTVGHGHHLHLAVRPSAPVQLLFTGHMDTVYPADHPFKQLHWREDGVLNGPGVADMKGGLAVMLAALQAIETSPLGPTVGYEVVINSDEEVGSPASAALLAAAAANKRAALTYEPSALPDGTLAGARPGSGNFSFVVTGRSAHAGRNPQDGRNAVVAAADLALRLTALIEPGLTVNVARMDGGGPNNVVPERAVLRVNLRPATPELQAKADAAIAAAVREVAAAHDLAIHRHGGFGRPPKPMTPALEALFGLVAKAGADLDQPIRWQPSGGVCDGNNIAACGVPVVDTMGVRGGAIHSPEEYLIVASLAERAALSALTIARLAGEAA
- a CDS encoding arginine N-succinyltransferase, with protein sequence MTFRVRAARPADFDAIYEMAKLTGGGFTNLPADKGTLVHKLARSEDAFERTAEEQGNDCYIFVLEDPQAKIIRGTCQVFGQVGSTQAFYSYHLSTLTQWSPELGKTFRNQQLSLTTDLEGSSEVGGLFLHPGMRAGGLGLLLARSRYLFIKQHRARFGDRVLAELRGVMDEAGNSPFWDALAGRFFDMSFPEADAFNAVHGTHFIAELMPKSPIYVSLLPDSARAVMGLPHPTGRAALRMLEGEGFEFERYIDIFDGGPTVTCRTDQIRTVRESVEEKVVAIVTGGTTKVLLATGRLKQFRACLGQVGRGDDGGLQLSPETAALLEVEVGDTVLVAGR
- a CDS encoding N-succinylarginine dihydrolase; the protein is MALVEINFDGIVGPSHNYAGLSFGNLAAMRNMGAPSRPRAAALQGLAKMRANLALGLTQGLFVPPPRPARSWLAELGTTPEEADLALLANAMSASAMWAANAATVSPAPDTADGRTHLTVANLKSMPHRSHEWPATLAQLRLAFADESHFAVHAPVPPAFGDEGAANHMRLTERHGQPGLELFVYGVSGGAFPARQHLEASRAVARLHALDPDRTLFVEQSAEAIAAGAFHNDVVAVANERVLFAHETAFADRDGLLDQLGTRFPALEYVEVPAAEVSLDDAIRSYLFNAQLVTPPDGQPTLIVPSEARDTPSVWAWLQRHLAGNGAIRRVEVVDVRESMANGGGPACLRLRVVADPATVDPRFLVDDAKLDRLAEVVAAHWPEEIAPADLGEPTLSAEVERARTALLAALDLTQLA